One genomic region from Daphnia magna isolate NIES linkage group LG10, ASM2063170v1.1, whole genome shotgun sequence encodes:
- the LOC123476829 gene encoding uncharacterized protein LOC123476829 yields the protein MACFQHEGRLDVRGSALKVGQSVRVLISGLWLPGTIESVCTAPDSYVVRLAEGRVFRRICRDINIDNSSSVSSTARTVAAGPILPKLLWQPTLNRPVRPKVPLIIPSTPLITGPPHPNPTTVPIRRGRPSKTTPPTPSQQQVIPPEAVVNQPGSTRSAVVNQPGSTRSGRQYLKS from the coding sequence ATGGCCTGTTTTCAACATGAAGGCCGCCTTGATGTCCGTGGCTCAGCCCTCAAAGTCGGGCAGAGCGTCCGGGTACTCATCAGTGGTTTGTGGCTACCTGGAACTATCGAATCCGTCTGTACAGCGCCGGACTCTTATGTTGTTCGTTTGGCTGAAGGTCGTGTTTTTCGTCGCATATGCCGTGATATAAACATCGACAATTCGTCCAGCGTATCAAGCACAGCCCGTACAGTGGCCGCCGGTCCCATCCTTCCAAAGTTACTGTGGCAACCGACTCTCAATCGTCCGGTCCGCCCGAAGGTTCCTCTCATCATTCCGTCAACACCACTAATAACAGGACCTCCCCATCCAAATCCTACAACAGTGCCGATTCGTCGTGGTCGGCCGTCCAAAACTACACCACCTACGCCTTCCCAGCAACAGGTGATTCCTCCGGAAGCGGTGGTTAATCAGCCAGGATCTACTCGTTCCGCAGTGGTGAATCAGCCAGGATCTACCCGTTCCGGTCGTCAATACTTAAAGTcataa
- the LOC123477108 gene encoding uncharacterized protein LOC123477108: protein MARKTVNKGPRELWSEIETETFVDQFILNKDVIEGAFDSGVPREAKTAAWESGGPAFQLKPLYEKLNIHVFKKDNPCLPGEIIPGSCDSETLDEEALKSLYDQVQRRDARLQDIDFEVTDEIREAHNSSPVPTTPFPLAICDGRSSGLPIAAVPVIPSKSAITSYSATPSGSATPSSSATHSRPSSSAPFDGSVKNSRKRSSTTQFSMRQQVKNAKLNVCSSSETSANYRVKEQRLKMLVFIMQARRELGEPYDKSELPSDLHDLIFNSKDEL, encoded by the exons ATGGCTCGGAAAACTGTAAACAAGGGGCCAAGGGAACTGTGGTCTGAGATCGAAACCGAAACGTTTGTTGACCAATTCATCTTAAACAAG GATGTCATTGAAGGTGCTTTTGATAGTGGTGTCCCTAGAGAAGCTAAAACTGCGGCGTGGGAAA GTGGTGGCCCAGCATTTCAGCTGAAGCCACTGTACGAGAAACTTAACATACATGTTTTTAAGAAAGACAACCCATGTCTGCCAGGAGAAATAATTCCC GGAAGCTGTGATTCTGAGACTCTTGACGAGGAAGCTTTAAAATCGCTGTACGACCAAGTTCAACGCCGTGATGCAAGGCTACAAGATATTGATTTTGAAGTAACAGACGAAAT TCGGGAAGCACACAATTCGTCTCCTGTACCAACGACACCGTTTCCTTTGGCCATATGCGATGGAAGGTCGTCAGGATTGCCAATTGCAGCCGTGCCAGTGATTCCATCAAAGTCGGCCATTACGTCATACTCAGCAACTCCGTCAGGCTCAGCTACTCCATCATCATCAGCAACTCATTCACGACCATCTTCTTCAGCCCCTTTTGACGGGAGTGTTAAAAATAGCAGAAAACGTTCATCAACCACACAATTCAGCATGAGGCAGCAGGTAAAAAACGCGAAATTGAATGTTTGCTCATCATCTGAAACATCAGCAAACTATCGTGTGAAAGAACAGCGGCTCAAAATGCTAGTATTTATTATGCAAGCTAGACGTGAACTAGGCGAGCCATATGACAAATCTGAACTTCCTAGCGATCTTCATGATCTTATTTTCAACTCAAAAGACGAACTGTGA
- the LOC116934577 gene encoding uncharacterized protein LOC116934577 has protein sequence MKPLTEALDVFQNEEKMSAGCVLPVLTILKEKIAEFKEDRNIIHCTPLVNCLSDGIEKRFQSFFLNSDLRLASISDPRFKLSWLTKEQKPEYVKLLEKEVKRCVSNLANESIEGEDTATVSLSETASPPRKNSRFLDGLKWKASAELGEVDRYVNDGYGILEDLNRYQTIKQIFIQYISALPSSAACERLFRVAGLIFVPKRTNLSDANFDRLVFLKQNGTCSRNWKTSPSKTK, from the exons ATGAAGCCACTAACTGAAGCCCTTGACGTCTttcaaaatgaggaaaaaatGTCAGCTGGGTGTGTCCTCCCCGTTCTCACgattttgaaggaaaaaattgcCGAATTCAAAGAAGATAGAAACATCATCCACTGCACACCGCTTGTGAACTGTCTTTCAGATGGAATAGAGAAAAGGTTTCAATCGTTCTTCCTAAACAGCGATCTCCGTCTCGCATCTATAAGTGATCCCCGCTTTAAATTATCATGGTTAACCAAGGAACAGAAACCTGAATACGTTAAACTTCTCGAAAAAGAAGTAAAGAGATGCGTCAGCAATTT GGCAAATGAAAGCATCGAGGGTGAAGACACCGCCACAGTTAGTTTAAGTGAAACTGCTTCACCACCAAGGAAAAATTCCCGGTTCTTGGACGGGTTGAAATGGAAGGCCTCTGCGGAACTGGGCGAAGTGGATCGCTACGTCAATGACGGCTACGGTATTCTTGAGGATCTCAATCGCTACCAAACAATCAAGCAAATATTCAT ACAGTACATTAGCGCATTGCCATCTTCTGCTGCCTGTGAGCGCCTGTTTAGGGTTGCTGGCCTGATTTTTGTACCGAAGCGTACAAATTTATCTGATGCAAATTTTGATAGACTGGTTTtcttaaaacaaaatggcacATGTTCAAGAAACTGGAAGACTAGTCCTTCTAAAACTAAGTAA